Below is a genomic region from Diabrotica undecimpunctata isolate CICGRU chromosome 7, icDiaUnde3, whole genome shotgun sequence.
tgttcgtaattcgcataagtccagttttttaaatttttattacatatttttttgcatctcatagagtatttaagcatatacccgaactacaatactcgctaaaacgacactctgtcctaactgcaagacgcaagagtctcgcaggcttagtcttgttcttgcgtaaatcttgcacggtcagtcttggtcttggtcttgctaaaattaggcggtcttggtcttggtcttggtcttgcgaaaacgcaagaacaagaccaagactgcaagaccaagaccgattttgggcaacactagatATAAGTTAGCTTTTCATCACTAAGTAATTTTTTAACCAATTTCACACTCGTGAACCAGTTATCGCCTGTTATATTGCGGTTAGTATTTGCTACGGGTTCTACTAATCTAAGAACAATTTCTACTTctgaatttatatatttatatggaCCTTCAGGCTGTGTACCTACATAGGTCTTCAGATTGAATGTATAACCAGTTTTAACATTCACCAAAGCAAAAACTTTGACTCCATCTCTAGCCGGTTTGTTCGGTATATATTGTTTGAATGCGCAACGTCCGCGAAACGCCAATAGTTGCTCATCCAGAGTCAAATATTAACTTGctataaaatatctttaaaaattggctaaaaattgttcaaaaatctCCCTAATTGAAGCCAGTTTATCAATTTCTCTTCTTTGAACTCTGTCTTCAATGTTGTCGAAACGTAGACACCTCTAAAGAAATCTGAAACGTTTTTCACTCATGGCCAAATAACATAATTCTGCACCACTTCCTTTTGAGTTGTCCaaaattttgtgtaagttttttcgAGAAGATCTTAAAACACCGATTATATAAAGAATCCCAATAAATGCCCTTATCTTTCTTTCGTCTGTGTTTTTTGCATCTCGCTCTCGTTCAAATCAGTCTCTGatattttgaatataaatattagtaCAAGTAGTAATCGTTTGTATAATAGACTCATCAAGTAAAAGATTAAAACACTCAATACCTGATTTTGTATTTTTAGCAAGTCCCTTCGAACCAGGTAAATGGGTTACCAGCAGAGTCCTTTGAAAGCAAAATATTGTTTCCAAATGGTCTAACTTGTTGGGGTCCTAGACTccaacatatttatttatatataaaaataaaaaatatataaatactctATTTTTGGCCTacaatgtaaaaaaatatcatttaaaagtGTTACAAGACTTTTTCGCATTTTTAACGTTAATTTAATAGACGaacaagaatttttattaaattttaactaAATTTAAAGTCATGTAACAGAATGGTTCCATTTGATTACTTGACTTGTGATATTCATTCCTTGGGCAAATAACCTTGAAGGCTGCCGTAAATCTTGGCcctgcaaaaaaaaaataattaatataatcaTCAAATATAGAAGACGTTTTCTAAACAATAATAAACTCCAAATTTCTGGGGATTACGAGCTGAAAAAATAGTAAGTTTAGAAGGTGTTTTTATGTCTTTACTAAAACTCCAATTTATTTTACAGACATTACTATAAATAACACCCCCATTCAAATGGTGAATAATTATAAATACTTGGGAGCTATGAAAAACTAGAGAAGTgattaaaatcaaattaaatcaGAAGACTTATTGAAATTGCTAGGTACATTTtcataaaaatgaaaaaacaattaaataatcGTTATATCAGTCTCTTTCTACGAATTAgaatgttaaaaataaatgtGTTTAGTACCTTTTTGTATGGTGTGGAAGCATGGACTCTCAAACAAAACAGTATAAAAAGCAGTGCTAGTTTCGAGATGTGGCGCTATCGAcaaatattaagaataagttggaaTGACCGGTTAAACGAATAAAgactttaatatttttgttgggaataagccacaattatactccaataatacaaaacattgatagattaaacaaattttgtttttgttacttggtaaaatattcttctaataattttgtgtgactcattcatattgaaaTTACTTCTACAtaagatttagccatacggctcacactccctctaaggggaaaattcactcattccAGAAAGGACTGGAATTGTTAGCTAGTTCTTGAAAGATAATCTTTTCTACTATTTATAATGATTTGGACTTAAgaatctttaacaatatatttcaggtaattttcagtagaaataacctgatcctgaatagcAAGTAGGAAACTATCTGtgtcgggaaacatctttccgaAACAGTTTTACGCTGCATTGTcaacatattcttggctgattacattaagatgtcgcccatgcagaggtttactcatttagatgcgcattttttcttgcttagttaGGTTGTTTATGCGCATTTGTTGCTCTTTCAGTTtcagcggcgttgtatcatctactgcgcaaattgctcggtGTAAACGAGATGTTTCAGGCTGCGCCTGAAAATAGATTCTTGaattagcaacctgtttatccagttgctcacctatgtccCTTCCTTCCTGATATCACGGTAATGTTGTTTTCTTTACTAAACTGCgtagatgatgtttttgcgcctttgtgaaaAGTGTTTTTTCTTACTTTCTGCTGAAGACTTTCTATATTCGTtgttgaccactttataataccaaataaatAGTTAAACGTGGAACAGGCATACGTATTTAattcattaaacaaattttttactaTTAAGCTTTGATCGATTTAGCTGTCTTACTCTTAGTACCAACTCTGAAGTTAGTTCGATTTTTATTTGTTGACGGTTAATTTTctgcgcttgctttattccgagatATTTATAAATATGATTTTGACCCATTGCCTTGATGTTtaggccatcttgcatatcgaaatcTTAGGACTGTACCTTTCCTCTGACCATATTTAGAACACGGCACTTGTACAGTACAAAGCGCAAAAGCGCATactgatattattttaaaatgtttctcCAGTTTTTAGCATGTGGTCCAAgtgatttcgagtggaagccattaattctAAATCATCCATACagcagatgattaagctttgccactacagtattgttatttttgatgctcaaggctgagtcagtggagttcagtagctgggTTCATAAGATGGGCTTTTCCAGTAAAATTCTTATCTCTCTTTTCCATGTAATTTACCGGTCTTTACCTTTAGTATTTtacatgatactatgattaagaagataagatattgcgcataagtcgtgacgtaattggagagttgcatgtttgtaatgtcagttttttgtatgtgtcaataaataatctgtattaaatagtttggagatatccttttgtgtacgattattgtaattattaaacctttatttaatattattattttgctaattaaataatttcatcacagaatgcataaaaatcccatttaactttaacaagaattcaaattctactctccaatgacggcatgcgcgaacacgaccgattttgtgctacgggaagatcctatcttgttagtcatagtatcatagtattttaaatcaaatagcgagtttacattgtttatattatttattagtaaATACTGACGTTTAATCttgtgcatattttgtttattatatattgttaccaccaaatttatcaaaagcatttgttaaataatttttatacaaaagaGTGTCATGAAAAAGGATTTTTGTGTGCTAATTTGTCTGATTAAGGACTTTTACGTTGTTACTGATAATGTCTGCTTCAGCTGCAGATGAAAAGTCAACAACAAAATTTTGAAATATGGTCAgtaaaaactgataaaaatgtacCTTTGCAAATATACTTACGTCAATAAAGTGATGCCGAATTGTTGCAGATTTAATTTCGGATACTGACTGAACGAAATTTGTATTACGGTAGGTGTCTGAAAATCGTAGACATGGGCATAAAATTTAGTCGTACTGATATTTCGTGTGTCATCAAATTTGTATAAATCTTTTGACAATTTTGTAGTAATGTTTCCACAGTGGAGGttttccaaaattgttttttcttccaGTCCTTCAGTTTTAACTGTTACATTCACTTTCGCCGGCTTTGAACATGTAATCTGGACATCTACGTCCAAGTTAGGTTTGGTAGGGGAATTAAAATAGTTAATTCGTGTGAAATATTTATCGCTTGGTTTTGATATATTAAATGTGAATCTATAATCTGTGAAAAGTTCatctgaaataaaaaatgaattaaaagtaatgaaatatatttgtaaataaatttttaaagtttttgtatTGGCACGTTTGATGCAGCACTTGGATTATTAGTATAATTTAAGTGTATTCTTTTATATTAATGAATATATTAAAAAGAGACTACGTAATATTTTCAGCTATTTTATGTGATTCCGACGATACTCTGTATTCTACGAGACGCTTGTCGTAatcgtatattttctgttttgTTGTACAGATTTTTCTCCTCTTTCTCCTTTACAAACAATTCTGCTTTTTATTGACGGATTGATATCGCTATATAAGATTGTCACTGCATTTTTTTGCCCAGTAGTTCGATACGTCTTTTACCGATGGGTGGTTTATACCTTACAATTTTAAACACACGAATCTCTTCTATTCTGCTtttgtggttatttttttttctgattggTGTCCACTCGTTTATAAgctgtacattacattttcttctgaATTCTTCACTTCCCTTTTGATTTTTCATGTGTTTTCTGTAATTATTCTTGGTACTCTTACCTCTGGCATTTTTAGTAGCCTGTATACTGTGGGTGTGCCAAGTCTTATTTCGGATGtatacgtcattattggtcttacattgactttgtatatattcttaacttcatctcagtgttactACGTCGGATTCGCCATACAGTGTTGTTAAGATATCTACTCTATAGTTCTAAGCTCTATGGCTAAGCAGTGTAATTCCAcagtattttatttctattcatTGTTTGATACTGTCTAAGTTTTTTTCTATCAAATACTATTAAAATAAGAAAGACATagctaggacacataatgcgccatagggaatttgaggagctccaagtaatattagaaggcaagattgaaggtaaaaggggcatacgACGAAAGACAAAAGCTTGGCTATGAAAAaccagagattggacccacacaaaaggaaataaattaattcatcaagcccagaatagagagaaatttgccatattgatcgccaacctcaacagatgTTGGCGATCACCTTAGGGGGAGGAGGAAGTTTTTTCACATTGTATATCATtataaactttattatttatttaacacttctAAAAATTGTGTCTAAACATCTTAAAAGGAAAAATACTTTAAGAATTGCATCTaaacattttcttcttcttctttgcgcGACTAGGaatactcctgtttgtctgcctcttattctgtttcagtcgttgttgactgtacatttctttccacctttttggggccttccaacgggtcttctgctatacggcttgttgtttttacagatgttcgctaatctatctggtcccattcggattacatgttcgttccagttttttttttcttgtttttatccacctgttaatattttgaatgttgcattgttcgcgtatacttctgttggtttgtctgtctcttaatgatatgcccgctattgatcttaatactttcatttcgatattgttgactcttgttgtttcgtctttcttgtatcggtccttgtctccgctgcatatgttaggattggtcttactgttgtcttgtatactttcattttgctttccgtggtcagatatttttttctccatatggtttctcggaggcaaccactaaATCTGGCctcttttgatgcttgccttgtggtctctgttacTCTGtacttatatccctgtcactagtgattgACTCTGACTCTACtactaggtaattgaatttcatcacttgttctaaaattttgccgtctatttctagtttgcatctacgcagctctttactgatcactatacatttagttttttctattgatattctcatattaagtttgtttgctgtgatattgaaggtgtgaaGCTGCCTTTGTAgcttatcttcgttatcagcaattagtactgcatcatcggcatagcatagtattgTGATTTTATGcactcccatgtggtatccgtgtcgttttcttactttacgaattatttgattcatcaccatattgaataacaatgggctgagcaagtctccttggcggattcctccttttagttctatgcattctgtttcccctgttggcattataaatctggtcttgttgttcttgttaattttattaattgtccttattatctgatggcctatttgttcagcttgtaataaatttaagatgtcatttctcTTCAGCCTGTCAATAGCacttttaaaatctacaaagcacatgtatgctggttttccatattcactagacttttttattatttgtctgataatcaAAATTGcatctattgtgctgcggttcttccggaagccttgttgttcatctgccatgttcgctttttccttgattttatcttttatgactgccgttaacaattttaatgtactattcatcagactaattaatgcctctataattttcaggatttctcgagtctctctttttaagtattttcatTCAGCTGATACTACTTCGGTATTTATAAACCGGTATTTATAAACCGGTCTAAACATCTTCGAACGAAAACAAGCATAATTTAAGCGTTTGTTTGTACTTTACCGGGTACCGGGCCTTTACCGAGATAGGTACTGTCATTCTCTTATTCCCTTACTTCCCTATTCTCTGTCAGTCCCGCTTGGATTTTAAAATAATGTTGGAGTTTTTAATCAAGATAAATGTGGGTATCGAAATATAATGCATGCCGATCAAGCTAAATATTCAAAGCAGCACTATTCCCCGTAAGATGAAAATCATTCTGATTTTGGTGGCGAGCCAAGAATTATCCGCTTGGTTGCTTGAGTGGACCTATGCCGATATAGTTTCTTGGTAATTTTTGTGCTTTTATTTTTGAGAAATCTATTACGGTTGCCTTAATTTCTAATTTATGTCTTGTTTGCAagaatataaaatatgtttagcTGCGTGTTTATGAGAGTGAAGTTGGAGCAGTGACCATAATTCTTCAAGTTGTTCGCTAGGAAGTAGTCCATCCAGGCATTGTATCAAGATATTTTAAAATGGCccacaaaaaacttaaaaaaagtaagtgAATTGCAGGTCTGATACAAATTCTGTTAAAGaccttaataataaaatttacaaaaaataggGTATATGTGTATAGAATAATCACAAAAAATCTAGTACTAAATgatagaaaaaaatacaaaattctagAGAGTATAAATACCTGGAAATGATACTTACTTATAACGGAACCCTGGATAAAGTCATTAGATAGACAAATATCCAAGAAAGAAAAGCAATAGCACTCTTGAATACAGTACTATGAGATAAAAGTCTAATCAAAGAAAATAAGATCAGAATATATGTCACAGGTAATTGCACAAGGAAAGTCTAACTAACAGATTTCGTACATGTGTGTTATTATAAACGCTTAGATAACTGAAGGGCTGAATGAATAAAGGAGGTATGTAACAAAAAGTAAGATTTGAGATAGTTGACCCCAAAGTTTTCGTTGTAGAACTTTTTTGTAGTTATTGATTTTCAAATGCTTAACTAATCATACTGTTCCCATGAGTGGTGAAATTAATATGGAAGttgagaaaatttttaaatatctgcttaccagacaaaaaaaaaaagatgttgtttatatatttctttctttcgCAAAGATTTTGTATATTTCATCTTTGTCTAAAGGATAAAACAGGTTATGTGCATACAATTGAAAATACTGTTGTGTAGATAttcaaaatgatatttatttttaacatgtatacatattttaataacaCCAAGGATATCGAAAATTGTCACCCCTTATTGTGTTAAGTTATCAATTTTCTCTTTTGATAGTGCACCGGTTTCAAAACTCTTGGAATGTCAAAATCTTCGGAAAGTGTGGAGGGCTTTTTCAAACTTTTAAGAATATTGACTTCTTTAAAAGGAGTACCATAATCGAAACTCTCTTTGAAGAGGTATGCCCCATAGGTATTTACACGGACCCATTTAATGCCATCACGGaaatatactttttaatttaGAACATCTTTTCTCCTATTCATCAGTAGCATTTTATTTAGGTTCTCGGTGTCTTTGAAATGATGCATATCAATAaccatattattctttttattggCAAAGGCAATAATTTCACGGTATTGTTGTGGGGTACAAATAGTTTGGTGTTTCCTTAATCTTTTTTCAATTCGGCCAAAATCCCGGTCTGAATCCAAGTAGGAATAACCTACTTCAGGAAACTTATAGTCGATTATTCGGAATATTCCTTTTTGTATAAGATACTCATAAACACACATCATTAGGAAATTTTTGTTCTGCCCTGCACACGAATCTGTCCAAATAATTAAGTGATTGTTTTGTTTAAGTGCCAGCTCAACTACAATGGTTCTTAAAAGACAACTAGCGATCTCACTACTACCCCTGCATGCTTGGTATTCAGTCCATGTATAAAAAATAGTTTTGTCAACTTTTTGAGTTATAATATGTATGCCTAAATTATAGAACCACATTTGGCGGAGGTAAAATGCTTTAGAAGTATTGAGTCTAGGCAACGGCATCGTTTGTTGGAGGTCGAATGTCATATATGCAACACCATCTGTATTTTTGGCTAGTTCCCTGTCGATATTCTGAGCCGCAAACGTTGCTTTTTGAgagagttttttaataaaaaatgtatcgaTGATCAAGAAGAAAATGCAGTGATTGGGTAATATGACAGTTTGTTTTTACGAAAAATTACAAATATGCTCGTAGCAATATATGTATAACAAAGAATAAAAGTATAGAAAAACTGCGAAACTTCTTAGCAAAGAAATTTAACAGTGAATTATTAATACATCGATAGGGGTGTTTGgataatatttacataaaataaaagggcaaatatatttttcaatatccTCATAACTACAGGACGTTAAGAAGAATACTTAAGCAATACTTACAGTAGCAAGCGTTATTCTTATATGGATCTGGATAATAATGATTGAACTTGTCACACTGATCGCAATTATTTCCAATCGTCCCCTTTGTCAAACAATTGCATGCTCCACTCTCTGTATTACAGTCGTTAGCATCAAGACTACATTGGCACTTTTTACATTGGCCTCCATTTAAAGTACTTCCCCAGTAACCTTTAATACATTGCTGACAGTTGCTTCCAGTGGTCCTGTTATTGCATTTAATGCAGGTACTGGAATTATTATCACAACTACCATGGCCGTTGCACTGACACTGAGGACAGCTTCCGAAGTACCAATGTTTTACTGGACAAGTCGTCGACGTGGTGTTTGTAATTGGTCCTGAAATAcaatcaaatttaataaaatcataAGCAGTTTCGTTAAAcgtgttatttttaaaaattagtaTTATTGATACTAATTTAGCGTTACCCACATTATCCAATCTCTGAAAACATGATACAATTATGGAAACCTACATTTTATTTTGTGTCTATTCTATTTTAGTCATTCGATtctattcttttctattcttttccGTTCCGATCCATTCCGTTCCTTCCGTTGttttccatttctttccttctGTTCCTTTCCATTCCGTAAGGTtccattttattccatttcatttcattccattttattccatttcattcTATTCCATACGATTGCATTCAATGCCATTCGATTGAATTTAATTCCATTCCATTTCATTTTATTCCATTCCATTCCATTCGATTCCATTCTATTCCATTCTATTCCATTCTATTCCATTCTATTTCATTATATTCTATTTTTGCCCATTCTATTCCATTATATTCCATTCCATTCCATTTTATTTCATTCTATTCCGTTCTATtccattctattttattctatttcaaTCTCTTCCATTCTATTCCATTCTATTTCATTCTATTCCATTCTATTCCATTTTGTCCCATTCTATttcattctattctattctattccattatattccatctttttctattctattccatTCTATTCCACCTTATTCCATTCTATTTTATTCCATTCTATTCCATTCTAGTCCATTTTATTCAATTCTATTCTATTCCATTCTATTTAATTTCATTTCATTCTATTGCATTTCGTTCGATTACTTTCCATTTCATTCCATTTGATTGCATGCCATTTCACTTCATTCCGTTCCATTTCATTCCATTTCATTCCATTTAATTCCATTCTATTTCATTTCATTCACCCATTTTaatatattctattttattttacttttttcgaTTCTTGTATACTCAAGAATGTTTATCAAACATTTTCGAGAA
It encodes:
- the LOC140445760 gene encoding attractin-like, with protein sequence MYISIYKSHPYKYFVFLVTIFASIFVLPNISASCNDTSCSGNGVCKDELCVCDVGWGGSQCQHCVGNVSSECKSSDASTSECEFYHTCSKCKDDPLCGWCDDGSGTGIGICLPGEYEGPITNTTSTTCPVKHWYFGSCPQCQCNGHGSCDNNSSTCIKCNNRTTGSNCQQCIKGYWGSTLNGGQCKKCQCSLDANDCNTESGACNCLTKGTIGNNCDQCDKFNHYYPDPYKNNACYYELFTDYRFTFNISKPSDKYFTRINYFNSPTKPNLDVDVQITCSKPAKVNVTVKTEGLEEKTILENLHCGNITTKLSKDLYKFDDTRNISTTKFYAHVYDFQTPTVIQISFSQYPKLNLQQFGITLLTAKIYGSLQGYLPKE